One window of the Candidatus Zixiibacteriota bacterium genome contains the following:
- a CDS encoding conserved hypothetical protein (Evidence 4 : Unknown function but conserved in other organisms), translated as MTLWQTTIWGQFGAAIDTLENAMSACPESLWGDRSRKHEYWYMVFHTLFWLDYYMSDSVDGFAPPAPFGLEEMDPAGVLPERVYSKEELFTYLKYGRRKCQSAILALNDDFAHLPCGSKRPGLTNADLLLYTMRHVQHHAAQLNLILRQTIDAAPRWVAKTTHILNE; from the coding sequence ATGACTCTCTGGCAAACGACCATATGGGGGCAATTCGGGGCCGCCATTGATACACTCGAAAATGCCATGTCCGCCTGCCCTGAAAGTCTCTGGGGTGATCGGTCACGCAAGCATGAATATTGGTATATGGTTTTTCACACTCTGTTTTGGCTCGACTATTATATGTCGGATTCCGTTGACGGATTCGCTCCACCGGCCCCTTTTGGTCTGGAAGAGATGGATCCGGCCGGGGTCCTTCCCGAGCGGGTATACTCGAAAGAGGAACTTTTCACATATCTCAAGTATGGTCGCAGGAAATGCCAATCGGCGATTTTGGCCCTGAATGATGATTTCGCTCATCTTCCCTGCGGTTCCAAGAGACCCGGACTCACCAATGCGGACTTACTTTTATATACCATGCGCCATGTCCAACATCACGCCGCGCAATTGAATCTTATCTTGCGGCAAACTATCGATGCGGCGCCTCGCTGGGTGGCTAAAACCACTCATATCTTGAACGAATAG
- a CDS encoding Metallophosphoesterase codes for MFHTLLLSAWTIFHIYIFWRLISLPAVRRYFSRLFLFVIIAALWSAYFLPGILNDLGLNSLSRIISLFGMNWLGTTFLIFVCLLIVDLLTLYGLILRSYLKYLRPAGFVAGILLSLIALYLGYRSPIIRNYEITLPNLPAQDDGQVLVAISDLHVGTFLDENWLSARVKQINALKPDIVVMLGDLFEGDSPSERRKSMIEILKGISAPLGVWGIVGNHESHGGLGSTTQFLEESGIQMLRDQWKEIEPGLVLAGADEHHYNSNIPGSSDRLAWFINGRPLNCATIYLSHRPVGAEEAAAAGAGLMLSGHTHGGQLWPFTYISALANPLLAGKYVIDGMPVIVSRGTGTWGPRMRLWHPGEILRITLRSPDKHNSLIQGEPGINGQ; via the coding sequence ATGTTTCATACCCTGCTATTGTCCGCCTGGACAATATTCCATATATACATTTTTTGGCGGTTGATATCTCTTCCGGCAGTACGACGCTATTTTTCACGTCTTTTCCTTTTTGTTATAATAGCGGCACTCTGGTCCGCCTATTTTCTGCCGGGGATTTTAAATGATCTTGGTCTAAATTCTCTGTCCCGTATAATTAGTTTGTTTGGCATGAACTGGTTGGGCACCACCTTTTTGATTTTTGTCTGCTTGCTTATAGTCGATTTGCTGACCCTGTATGGTCTTATATTGCGGTCCTATCTAAAATACCTTCGCCCGGCAGGATTTGTGGCCGGAATACTTTTATCGCTTATCGCCCTATATCTGGGGTATCGCAGTCCCATCATCCGCAATTATGAAATTACCCTCCCGAATCTGCCGGCGCAGGATGACGGGCAGGTTCTGGTGGCCATATCCGACCTGCATGTGGGAACTTTCCTCGATGAAAACTGGCTCTCGGCCCGAGTGAAGCAGATCAACGCTCTAAAGCCAGATATTGTCGTGATGTTGGGTGACCTGTTTGAGGGGGATAGCCCAAGCGAGAGAAGAAAGAGCATGATTGAGATACTTAAAGGCATCTCCGCCCCTCTCGGGGTCTGGGGTATTGTCGGCAATCATGAGTCTCATGGAGGATTGGGGTCTACCACTCAATTTCTGGAAGAATCAGGAATTCAAATGCTGCGGGATCAATGGAAAGAAATCGAGCCGGGACTGGTTCTGGCCGGTGCCGATGAACATCATTATAATTCAAATATCCCGGGCAGTTCTGATCGGCTGGCCTGGTTTATTAATGGCAGACCCCTGAATTGCGCCACTATTTATTTATCGCATCGTCCGGTTGGCGCCGAAGAAGCCGCCGCCGCGGGAGCCGGATTGATGCTCAGCGGGCATACACATGGCGGCCAATTATGGCCCTTTACGTATATTTCGGCGCTGGCCAATCCGCTTCTGGCCGGAAAATATGTAATTGACGGCATGCCGGTAATCGTCTCGCGCGGCACCGGGACCTGGGGCCCCAGAATGCGTCTCTGGCATCCCGGAGAGATTCTTCGCATCACCCTCCGCTCTCCTGACAAGCATAATTCCCTCATTCAGGGTGAGCCCGGTATTAATGGGCAATAA
- a CDS encoding putative Photosynthetic reaction centre cytochrome c subunit (Evidence 3 : Putative function from multiple computational evidences) → MIYRNSRSREHMSIYFLLMALFCTLIIYHSDLRAQEAAKPTNLKVLDSTISHDQLISIMSNFSGALGVRCDYCHARSSDPNKRDLDFPSDAKKTKLAAREMMKMVASINGMYISHLPTVDSPRVVVECITCHRGQPRPFQLEDILKQALAAHGMQALDSAYRTLRKEYYGSGSYDFSDHVLASLALDISQVSDTDAIAILKLNREFNPQSATTEWVAGRIFLQAGDTAGAVTEYKKALEIDPNYRRAMHDLQVLSATETK, encoded by the coding sequence ATGATCTATAGAAATTCGCGCTCGCGCGAACACATGTCAATTTATTTTTTATTGATGGCTTTGTTTTGTACTTTGATTATTTATCACTCTGATCTACGGGCCCAGGAAGCGGCCAAACCGACCAATCTGAAAGTTCTTGATAGCACCATATCGCACGATCAATTGATTTCAATAATGAGTAATTTTTCCGGCGCCCTGGGCGTCCGCTGTGACTACTGCCACGCCCGTAGCAGCGATCCCAACAAACGGGATTTAGATTTCCCGTCGGATGCCAAAAAAACCAAATTAGCGGCCCGCGAGATGATGAAAATGGTGGCAAGCATCAACGGCATGTACATAAGCCATTTGCCGACCGTTGATTCTCCCCGTGTTGTCGTGGAGTGCATCACCTGTCATCGGGGACAGCCCCGACCGTTTCAATTGGAGGATATTTTGAAGCAGGCCCTTGCGGCTCACGGAATGCAGGCTCTTGACTCCGCCTATAGAACCCTTCGCAAAGAATATTACGGAAGCGGTTCCTATGATTTCAGCGACCATGTTCTGGCTTCTCTGGCTCTTGATATTTCCCAAGTGAGCGACACCGATGCTATAGCCATTTTGAAACTTAACAGAGAATTTAATCCCCAATCGGCGACCACTGAATGGGTTGCCGGACGAATCTTTCTTCAAGCGGGCGACACCGCCGGTGCCGTTACGGAATATAAAAAAGCTCTTGAAATAGATCCCAATTATCGACGAGCCATGCACGACCTGCAAGTGCTCAGTGCGACCGAAACCAAATAA
- a CDS encoding DinB family protein, translated as MREKETYLKVLDREHKTTLKILKAFPSAKTDFKPADKSRSAKELAWTFVMEQATMVDGVIKGHVDFENAPKIPSTFQETVAKFEGDYPLLVDKLKAMPDTDWDSKMDFFVGPGKIDKVRKGDLLWGALYDMIHHRGQMSVYLRMTGGKVPSIYGPTADEPWA; from the coding sequence ATGAGAGAGAAAGAAACTTATCTCAAGGTTCTTGACCGCGAGCACAAGACGACGCTTAAAATTCTGAAGGCTTTTCCCTCCGCTAAGACGGATTTTAAGCCTGCGGATAAGAGCCGTTCGGCCAAGGAATTGGCATGGACCTTCGTCATGGAACAGGCCACCATGGTCGACGGGGTTATTAAGGGACATGTTGATTTTGAGAATGCGCCGAAAATACCGTCGACATTCCAGGAAACAGTCGCCAAATTCGAAGGCGATTATCCCCTGTTAGTCGATAAACTGAAGGCGATGCCGGACACGGACTGGGATTCCAAGATGGATTTCTTTGTCGGGCCGGGCAAAATAGATAAGGTTCGCAAGGGTGATTTGCTCTGGGGCGCCCTCTACGATATGATACACCATCGCGGACAGATGTCGGTCTATTTGCGGATGACCGGCGGTAAAGTACCGTCAATATATGGTCCCACGGCCGACGAGCCCTGGGCCTGA